From Pseudoxanthomonas sp. CF385, a single genomic window includes:
- a CDS encoding NrdJb, producing MAVKIDTKIKGYSVLTPEDKAREAAALIPTASVPRETVEKETPQDNIIQMHERIERPEVLIGSTYKIKSPLVEHAMYVTINDIVLNAGTEHELRRPFEIFVNSKSMEHFQWIVALTRIMSAVFRKGGDVTFLVDEMKAVFDPRGGYFKAGGVYMPSLVAELGAIVEEHMKSIGLIHDPEMSAHQRAILAEKRKQYEDRAKKNSDVSVVPSPAPAGEAARRADEGASAATPGSSEDIAVTGDGASFPPSATLCHKCSTKALVIMDGCATCLNCGYSKCG from the coding sequence ATGGCCGTCAAGATCGACACCAAAATCAAGGGCTACAGCGTGCTCACCCCGGAAGACAAGGCGCGCGAAGCCGCGGCGCTGATTCCGACGGCGTCGGTGCCGCGCGAGACGGTGGAAAAGGAAACCCCGCAGGACAACATCATCCAGATGCACGAGCGCATCGAGCGCCCGGAAGTCCTGATCGGCAGCACCTACAAGATCAAGTCGCCCCTGGTGGAGCACGCCATGTACGTGACCATCAACGACATCGTGTTGAACGCCGGCACGGAGCACGAGCTGCGCCGTCCGTTCGAGATCTTCGTCAACAGCAAGTCCATGGAGCACTTCCAGTGGATCGTCGCGCTGACGCGCATCATGTCGGCGGTGTTCCGCAAGGGCGGCGACGTGACGTTCCTGGTGGACGAGATGAAGGCCGTGTTCGATCCGCGCGGCGGTTACTTCAAGGCCGGTGGCGTGTACATGCCGTCGCTGGTCGCGGAGTTGGGCGCCATTGTGGAAGAGCACATGAAGTCCATCGGCCTGATCCACGACCCGGAAATGAGCGCGCACCAGCGCGCCATCCTGGCCGAGAAGCGCAAGCAGTACGAAGACCGCGCAAAAAAAAACTCTGACGTAAGCGTTGTCCCTTCTCCTGCCCCGGCGGGAGAAGCTGCCCGAAGGGCGGATGAGGGCGCTTCTGCCGCCACGCCCGGTTCTTCGGAAGACATCGCCGTGACCGGCGATGGCGCCAGCTTCCCGCCCTCTGCGACGCTCTGCCACAAGTGCAGCACCAAGGCCCTCGTCATCATGGACGGGTGCGCGACGTGTTTGAACTGTGGTTACAGCAAGTGCGGGTGA
- a CDS encoding leucyl aminopeptidase family protein, translating to MSAALAYIDASTTARALHVLHRTQLADWRATQSPAVNAWIDAQGFAAGAGSLLLLPGEDGLAGAVIGIGDALDPYAYAHAPFGLPAGDWQLVTDLADEARIALQLGWGLGSYRFDRYKQPSRKPARLVLPQADAEALDLLAASLQVRDLVNTPTEHMGPDDLEAAVRALAATHGAEVDVIAGDALLAQNFPAIHAVGRASHRAPRLIALRWGDASAPHVALVGKGVCFDTGGLDIKPADGMRNMKKDMGGAAHAIALARLVMARQLPVRLTLLVPAVENSIGPNAFRPGDVIATRKGVSVEIDNTDAEGRVILCDALTYAGEQSPELLLDFATLTGAARIALGPDLPALFANNDRVAHDWIAAGERMRDPVWRMPLWRPYLRYLTSGIADLANAGSRMAGAVTAALYLERFVPDGLPWAHLDVYAWNDSDRAGRPAGGEALALRSAYAMLKARYGATA from the coding sequence ATGAGCGCTGCCCTCGCCTACATCGACGCCTCCACCACCGCCCGCGCGCTCCACGTGCTGCACCGCACGCAGCTGGCCGACTGGCGCGCCACGCAGTCGCCCGCGGTGAACGCGTGGATCGACGCGCAGGGGTTCGCCGCAGGCGCGGGTTCGCTGCTGCTGCTGCCGGGCGAGGACGGCCTCGCCGGCGCCGTCATCGGCATCGGCGATGCGCTGGACCCGTATGCGTATGCGCATGCGCCGTTCGGGCTGCCGGCCGGCGACTGGCAGCTCGTCACGGACCTGGCGGACGAGGCGCGCATCGCGCTGCAGCTCGGCTGGGGCCTGGGCAGCTACAGGTTCGACCGCTACAAGCAGCCCTCCCGCAAGCCGGCGCGCCTGGTGCTGCCGCAGGCCGACGCCGAGGCGCTCGACCTGCTGGCCGCCAGCCTGCAGGTGCGCGACCTGGTCAACACGCCCACCGAACACATGGGTCCGGACGACCTGGAAGCCGCGGTGCGCGCGCTCGCCGCCACGCACGGTGCGGAGGTGGACGTGATCGCCGGCGACGCGCTGCTCGCGCAGAACTTCCCCGCCATCCACGCGGTGGGCCGCGCCTCGCACCGTGCGCCGCGCCTGATCGCGCTGCGCTGGGGCGACGCCTCGGCACCGCACGTGGCGCTGGTCGGCAAGGGCGTGTGCTTCGACACCGGCGGCCTGGACATCAAGCCGGCCGACGGCATGCGCAACATGAAGAAGGACATGGGCGGCGCCGCGCACGCGATCGCGCTCGCCCGCCTGGTGATGGCGCGCCAGCTGCCGGTGCGCCTGACCCTGCTGGTGCCGGCGGTGGAGAACAGCATCGGCCCGAACGCGTTCCGCCCCGGCGACGTGATCGCCACCCGCAAGGGCGTCAGCGTCGAGATCGACAACACCGATGCCGAAGGCCGCGTGATCCTCTGCGATGCGCTGACCTATGCGGGCGAGCAATCGCCGGAACTGCTGCTGGACTTCGCCACGCTGACCGGCGCCGCGCGCATCGCGCTGGGCCCGGACCTGCCGGCGCTGTTCGCCAACAACGACCGCGTGGCCCACGACTGGATCGCCGCCGGCGAACGCATGCGCGACCCGGTGTGGCGCATGCCGCTGTGGCGCCCCTACCTGCGCTACCTGACCAGCGGCATCGCCGACCTGGCCAATGCCGGCTCGCGCATGGCCGGTGCGGTCACCGCCGCGCTGTACCTGGAGCGTTTCGTGCCGGACGGCCTGCCCTGGGCGCACCTGGACGTCTATGCGTGGAACGACAGCGACCGCGCCGGCCGTCCTGCCGGTGGCGAGGCGCTCGCGCTGCGCAGCGCCTACGCGATGCTGAAGGCGCGCTACGGCGCCACGGCCTGA
- a CDS encoding adenosylcobalamin-dependent ribonucleoside-diphosphate reductase — MSTVRLEAVKTEQPTLIPMQPASQDIWDKKYRLKTKQGEALDADIDGTYQRVARALADAEGTPEKRAYWYERFVWALRRGAIPAGRITSNAGAQQHKPATSTINCTVSGTIEDSMDGILEKVHEAGLTLKAGCGIGYEFSTLRPRGAFVAGAGAYTSGPMSFMDIYDKMCFTVSSAGGRRGAQMGTFEISHPDVKDFIRAKREDGRLRQFNLSLLITDGFMEAVDTDADWPLVFPVNIKEKGDIDVEDAAQVVWREWPTHKNYIVRDDGLVACKIYGHIRARHLWDMIMVSTYDYAEPGFILIDRVNEMNNNWWCETIRATNPCGEQPLPPYGACLLGSVNLTTFVRDPFTDQARFDWEEYKEVVRVFTRMLDNVVEVNGLPLEQQRAEILRKRRHGMGFLGLGSTLTMLKHKYGSPASCEFTEAIAREMAVAGWEMGLALAKEKGAAPIMDELFTVTAAMLRQRPEMAKDGWKAGQEIPGKVLHAKYSRYMQRVAEVAPDLVDELAEVGSRFTHHSSIAPTGTISLSLANNASNGIEPSFAHHYSRNVIREGKKTKEKVDVYSYELLAYRELVNNQAMPFSDDPEAKLPEYFIAADDISPKEHVDVQAAAQRWVDSSISKTANVPTDYPYEQFKDIYRYAHQQGLKGCTTFRFNPAAFQGVLVKEADLENTTYRFELEDGSVIEVKGNEQIEYDGEMHTAANLFDALKEGYYGKF; from the coding sequence ATGAGTACGGTGCGCCTCGAGGCGGTCAAGACGGAACAGCCCACCCTGATTCCCATGCAACCGGCGTCCCAGGACATCTGGGACAAGAAGTACCGGCTGAAGACCAAGCAGGGCGAAGCCCTGGACGCCGACATCGACGGCACCTACCAGCGCGTGGCCCGCGCCCTGGCCGACGCCGAAGGCACCCCCGAGAAGCGCGCCTACTGGTACGAGCGTTTCGTGTGGGCGCTGCGCCGCGGCGCCATCCCGGCCGGCCGCATCACCTCCAACGCCGGCGCCCAGCAGCACAAGCCGGCCACCAGCACGATCAACTGCACCGTGTCCGGCACCATCGAGGACTCGATGGACGGCATCCTGGAGAAGGTCCACGAAGCGGGCCTGACCCTGAAGGCCGGCTGCGGCATCGGCTATGAATTCAGCACCCTGCGTCCGCGCGGCGCCTTCGTCGCCGGCGCCGGTGCGTACACCTCCGGCCCGATGTCCTTCATGGATATCTACGACAAGATGTGCTTCACCGTCTCCAGCGCCGGTGGCCGCCGCGGCGCGCAGATGGGCACGTTCGAGATCTCGCACCCGGACGTGAAGGACTTCATCCGCGCCAAGCGCGAAGACGGCCGCCTGCGCCAGTTCAACCTGTCGCTGCTGATCACCGACGGCTTCATGGAAGCCGTGGACACCGACGCCGACTGGCCGCTGGTGTTCCCGGTGAACATCAAGGAGAAGGGCGACATCGACGTCGAGGACGCCGCCCAGGTCGTCTGGCGCGAGTGGCCCACCCACAAGAACTACATCGTCCGCGACGACGGCCTGGTGGCCTGCAAGATCTACGGCCACATCCGCGCCCGCCACCTGTGGGACATGATCATGGTCTCGACGTACGACTACGCCGAGCCGGGTTTCATCCTGATCGACCGCGTCAACGAGATGAACAACAACTGGTGGTGCGAGACCATCCGCGCCACCAACCCGTGCGGCGAGCAGCCGCTGCCGCCCTATGGCGCCTGCCTGCTGGGCTCGGTCAACCTGACCACCTTCGTCCGCGACCCCTTCACCGACCAGGCGCGGTTCGACTGGGAGGAATACAAGGAAGTCGTGCGCGTGTTCACCCGCATGCTCGACAACGTGGTCGAAGTGAACGGCCTGCCGCTGGAACAGCAGCGCGCCGAGATCCTGCGCAAGCGCCGCCACGGCATGGGCTTCCTGGGCCTGGGCAGCACCCTGACCATGCTCAAGCACAAGTACGGCAGCCCGGCCTCCTGCGAGTTCACCGAAGCGATCGCCCGCGAGATGGCCGTGGCCGGCTGGGAAATGGGCCTGGCCCTGGCGAAGGAAAAGGGCGCCGCCCCGATCATGGACGAGCTGTTCACCGTCACCGCCGCCATGCTGCGCCAGCGCCCGGAAATGGCGAAGGACGGCTGGAAGGCCGGCCAGGAGATCCCCGGCAAGGTGCTGCACGCCAAGTACAGCCGCTACATGCAGCGCGTGGCCGAAGTGGCCCCGGACCTGGTGGACGAGCTGGCGGAAGTCGGCAGCCGCTTCACCCACCACAGCTCCATCGCGCCCACCGGCACCATCAGCCTGTCGCTGGCCAACAACGCCTCCAACGGCATCGAGCCCTCGTTCGCGCACCACTACAGCCGCAACGTGATCCGCGAGGGCAAGAAGACCAAGGAGAAGGTGGACGTCTACTCCTACGAGCTGCTGGCCTACCGCGAGCTGGTCAACAACCAGGCCATGCCGTTCTCGGACGACCCGGAGGCCAAGCTGCCGGAGTACTTCATCGCCGCCGACGACATCAGCCCGAAGGAGCACGTGGACGTGCAGGCCGCCGCGCAGCGCTGGGTGGACAGCTCCATCTCCAAAACCGCCAACGTGCCCACGGACTACCCGTACGAGCAGTTCAAGGACATCTACCGCTACGCCCACCAGCAGGGCCTGAAGGGCTGCACCACGTTCCGCTTCAACCCGGCCGCCTTCCAGGGCGTGCTGGTGAAGGAAGCCGACCTGGAGAACACCACCTACCGCTTCGAGCTGGAAGACGGCAGCGTCATCGAGGTGAAGGGCAACGAGCAGATCGAGTACGACGGCGAGATGCACACCGCCGCCAACCTGTTCGATGCGTTGAAGGAAGGCTATTACGGCAAGTTCTGA
- a CDS encoding HAD-IA family hydrolase — translation MSFPVRAITLDLDDTLWPFAPIGARIERVLDDWLREHSPATAERFPVERMRAVREAVFAAHPQHKHDLSLLRRMTLEHALRESGADMALLEPAYETFYAARNQVEYYPDALPALERIAARLPVAAVTNGNADLQRIGLGHLFAYQIHSREHGAAKPDASIFHAACQLLDVPPAEVLHVGDHIEMDVLGAARAGLRSCWINRPEDHDGQPQAWTDDTLRPDLEFPTLTALADWLDAHPSFATEHAAA, via the coding sequence ATGAGCTTTCCCGTCCGCGCCATCACCCTCGACCTCGACGACACCCTGTGGCCGTTCGCCCCCATCGGCGCCCGGATCGAACGCGTGCTCGACGACTGGCTGCGCGAACACAGCCCCGCCACCGCCGAACGGTTCCCCGTCGAACGCATGCGCGCCGTCCGCGAAGCCGTGTTCGCCGCCCATCCCCAGCACAAGCACGACCTCAGCCTGCTGCGCCGGATGACCCTCGAACACGCCCTGCGCGAGAGCGGCGCCGACATGGCCCTGCTGGAACCCGCGTACGAGACCTTCTACGCCGCCCGCAACCAGGTGGAGTACTACCCCGACGCCCTGCCCGCGCTGGAGCGCATCGCCGCCCGCCTGCCGGTGGCCGCGGTGACCAACGGCAACGCCGACCTGCAGCGGATCGGGTTGGGCCATCTGTTCGCCTACCAGATCCACTCGCGCGAACACGGCGCCGCCAAGCCCGACGCCAGCATCTTCCATGCCGCCTGCCAGCTGTTGGACGTGCCGCCGGCCGAGGTCCTGCATGTGGGCGACCACATCGAGATGGACGTGCTCGGCGCCGCGCGTGCCGGGCTGCGCAGCTGCTGGATCAACCGGCCGGAAGACCACGACGGCCAGCCGCAGGCCTGGACCGACGACACCCTGCGCCCGGATCTGGAATTCCCCACCCTCACCGCACTGGCCGACTGGCTGGACGCGCATCCTTCTTTCGCCACGGAACACGCTGCCGCATGA
- a CDS encoding Do family serine endopeptidase, with protein MRPFPTLIALSAAAAFGGFAATGLNEVLQQPAQAAPSAAAAVPAAAALPTAVDGQVLPSLAPMLKRVTPAVVSVYSRQTVRVASPLGPFGDDPVFRRIFGIPDMPRERVERALGSGVIVDAARGYVLTNHHVVENADGVSVTLSDGRQVEAEFIGSDPDTDIALIRIPTPGLTAVPMANSDQLQVGDFVVAMGNPYGLGQTVTSGIVSAVGRSGIPVAGYQNFIQTDASINPGNSGGALVDLQGRLVGINTASFNPRGSMAGNIGLGFAIPINMARGIMDQLIANGGVVRRGTFGVEAQDVDERSARGLGLDAPRGALVTRVYPGSAAATAGLQPGDVVTAANGQRIDNRAALHNFEGLQPVGTRVALDVRRDGKPVQLNIALKEGARSAEGATVDARLTGTTLKELDESARQVLRSQGANGGVQVSNVVRDSRAWKSGLRPGDIIVAGSNGEFGDLAGFRATFERKPEQLVLQILRGRGTGRVLMQ; from the coding sequence CTGCGCCCGTTCCCCACCCTGATCGCCCTGTCCGCCGCCGCCGCGTTCGGCGGGTTCGCCGCCACCGGGCTCAATGAAGTCCTGCAGCAGCCTGCCCAGGCCGCCCCCAGCGCCGCCGCCGCGGTGCCGGCCGCCGCGGCCCTGCCCACCGCCGTCGACGGCCAGGTCCTGCCCTCGCTGGCGCCGATGCTCAAGCGGGTCACCCCGGCGGTGGTCAGCGTGTACAGCCGGCAGACCGTGCGCGTGGCCAGCCCGCTGGGACCGTTCGGCGACGACCCGGTGTTCCGCCGGATCTTCGGTATCCCGGACATGCCGCGCGAGCGCGTCGAGCGCGCGCTGGGCTCGGGCGTGATCGTCGATGCCGCGCGCGGTTACGTGCTGACCAACCACCACGTGGTGGAGAACGCCGACGGCGTCTCGGTCACCCTCAGCGACGGCCGCCAGGTGGAAGCCGAGTTCATCGGTTCGGACCCGGACACCGACATCGCCCTGATCCGCATCCCCACCCCGGGCCTGACCGCGGTGCCGATGGCCAACAGCGACCAGCTGCAGGTGGGCGACTTCGTGGTGGCGATGGGCAACCCCTACGGCCTGGGGCAGACGGTCACTTCGGGCATCGTCTCAGCGGTGGGCCGCAGCGGCATCCCGGTGGCCGGCTACCAGAACTTCATCCAGACCGATGCCTCGATCAACCCGGGCAACTCGGGCGGCGCGCTGGTCGACCTGCAGGGCCGGCTGGTCGGCATCAACACCGCCAGCTTCAATCCGCGCGGCAGCATGGCCGGCAACATCGGCCTGGGCTTCGCGATCCCGATCAACATGGCGCGCGGGATCATGGACCAGCTGATCGCCAACGGCGGCGTGGTCCGGCGCGGCACCTTCGGCGTGGAAGCGCAGGACGTGGACGAGCGCAGCGCGCGCGGGCTGGGCCTGGACGCGCCGCGCGGCGCGCTGGTGACGCGCGTGTACCCGGGCTCGGCCGCCGCCACCGCGGGCCTGCAGCCCGGCGACGTGGTCACCGCCGCCAACGGCCAGCGCATCGACAACCGCGCGGCCCTGCACAACTTCGAAGGCCTGCAGCCGGTCGGCACGCGCGTGGCGCTGGATGTGCGCCGCGACGGCAAGCCGGTGCAGCTCAACATCGCGCTGAAGGAAGGCGCGCGCTCGGCCGAGGGCGCGACGGTGGACGCGCGCCTGACCGGCACGACGCTGAAGGAACTGGACGAATCGGCGCGCCAGGTGCTGCGCAGCCAGGGCGCCAACGGCGGCGTGCAGGTCAGCAACGTGGTGCGCGACAGCCGCGCGTGGAAGAGCGGCCTGCGCCCGGGCGACATCATCGTGGCCGGCAGCAACGGCGAGTTCGGCGACCTGGCCGGCTTCCGTGCGACCTTCGAGCGCAAACCCGAGCAGCTGGTGCTGCAGATCCTGCGCGGGCGCGGCACCGGCCGCGTGCTGATGCAGTGA
- a CDS encoding AI-2E family transporter, translating to MSTPAPPVVAPAPPPPTRPRASVPLLVLATLAVGYTLWAAQEVLLPVLLAMFFALVGNPIIRLLRRMYVPRFVGALLVLLGGMTVAGLLAHKMLPSAMDWAQQAPREMRQLAPKLRELTKPVQDANKAAESFARAAAGTQTGRQPQIVQAAPDDPYRKLLATPRVLASLLAVVLLTFFFMVYGENLQRNAIALLPGRQQKKFTVDILHSIEREVSRYVLTISVINTVVGFVFAGVLYLLGLPLAEALLWGTMAALLNFAPYVGPLIGIVAMLLVGFISFEEPFQSMLPAVAYLVLHTIEGQIVTPIILGKRMALSPLVLILALMLFGWLWGIIGLLLAVPLLVCVKLVLARVEGMEGWARLLE from the coding sequence ATGAGTACACCTGCGCCACCCGTCGTAGCTCCCGCCCCGCCGCCGCCGACGCGCCCGCGCGCGTCCGTGCCGCTGCTGGTCCTGGCCACGCTGGCCGTGGGCTACACGCTGTGGGCCGCGCAGGAGGTGCTGCTGCCGGTGCTGCTGGCGATGTTCTTCGCCCTGGTCGGCAACCCCATCATCCGCCTGCTGCGGCGGATGTACGTGCCGCGCTTCGTCGGTGCGCTGCTGGTGTTGCTGGGCGGCATGACGGTGGCCGGCTTGCTCGCCCACAAGATGTTGCCGTCGGCGATGGACTGGGCGCAGCAGGCCCCGCGCGAGATGCGCCAGCTGGCGCCCAAGCTGCGCGAGCTGACCAAGCCGGTGCAGGACGCCAACAAGGCCGCCGAGAGCTTCGCCCGCGCCGCCGCCGGCACCCAGACCGGCAGGCAGCCGCAGATCGTGCAGGCCGCGCCGGACGACCCCTACCGCAAGCTGCTGGCCACGCCGCGCGTGCTGGCGTCGCTGCTGGCGGTGGTGCTGCTGACGTTCTTCTTCATGGTCTACGGCGAAAACCTGCAGCGCAACGCGATCGCGTTGCTGCCGGGACGGCAGCAGAAGAAATTCACCGTGGACATCCTGCACTCCATCGAACGCGAGGTGTCGCGCTACGTGCTGACGATCAGCGTGATCAACACGGTGGTGGGTTTCGTGTTCGCCGGCGTGCTGTACCTGCTGGGCCTGCCGCTGGCCGAGGCGCTGCTGTGGGGCACGATGGCGGCGCTGCTGAACTTCGCGCCGTACGTGGGTCCGCTGATCGGGATCGTGGCGATGCTGCTGGTGGGCTTCATCAGTTTCGAGGAGCCGTTCCAGTCGATGCTGCCGGCGGTCGCGTACCTGGTGCTGCACACGATCGAGGGTCAGATCGTCACGCCGATCATCCTGGGCAAGCGGATGGCGCTGTCGCCGTTGGTGTTGATCCTGGCGCTGATGTTGTTCGGGTGGTTGTGGGGGATCATCGGGCTGTTGTTGGCGGTGCCACTGCTGGTATGCGTGAAGCTGGTGCTGGCGCGGGTGGAAGGGATGGAGGGGTGGGCGCGGTTGTTGGAGTGA